Proteins from a genomic interval of Niabella soli DSM 19437:
- a CDS encoding SusC/RagA family TonB-linked outer membrane protein, which yields MKQLLIMLLLLISARYAQVHGQRAVSNSVTGVVKNENGEALAGVSVVAQKTPDAGNSNSDSRTMTNSNGLFTITNLPPGSGYRFIFSYVGYKADTLQGYEIKEGSRISLSVVLQPAGNTLDKVVVIGYGSMRKKDLSASVSTVPDMAQIKERPVVDAMSMIQGKVPGVMIVNNGGHPDQAPNVMIRGVGSRNGDKVLYVVDGVPDAPYNPADVESITVLKDAASAAIYGAFSGAAGVVLITTRQAAQGKPRVEYNGFVGTKNAWRLPQSLNAQQEAQVANLAAKNAGQNPLPGWDASVYPYAQVTRTDWINSIFRTGLIQRQTVTVNAGTDKFSTLFEGRYEENQGTLINTYAKNMSLRFNANYKFNNHISFRQELFYNNHDKRGTATESGYSGTILSAIYMPRSATVYYPDGSFGGVGPRADSLYLGIHGDVINPVATLLRNKPYDKSTDVQSVSELKVFNYVKGLSFTSRFSYRQGQSLYKNFVPARTEPGKPDKMNSLSYLTDKTYKWFWENTLNYERRFGRHNLGAMVSTTAEEESGKGFSASAKSFALEANWAQFFANMADITPGNVADLYMKPDSWDWADRNLSYVGRVIYSWADRYFVTGSYRYDNAGRLAIGHRTLGSPGVTAAWKISSEPFFQGLAESIDLLKIRGSWGRIGNLSSVSVNYGYPQLKGDATNQVGVGAPQTTAFYVSSFNNPTLTWETAEQKDLGLDLGVLNDKLTFTFDYFDKQTFNLITTQTLNWPNTFGFGAPLINQGKIRNTGLEFAATWKDRTGQLGYEISGNLATLKNRVEYIDGNPGSEWTDGSVWRGTLAPYRSTVGQPYLSYYLIKTAGIFQSDADAAAYKDKNGNRIQPNAKAGDLKFVDENSDGKIDDKDRVYMGNALPKLSYGFTLNLAWKSFDFSMFWQGVGGVKLFHALKESTLNASEQGYNRWNKILDAWSPTNTGSNIPIISASDPNKNFGTASDWYLENGNYVRLKSLVIGYNFPRFLKNSSLRVYLSGDNLITITKYTGMDPEVGGMGFDGGQFPVARVFAAGVKLSL from the coding sequence ATGAAGCAATTACTTATTATGTTGCTATTGCTCATTAGTGCCCGGTATGCTCAGGTGCACGGGCAGCGAGCTGTATCTAACTCGGTAACGGGGGTGGTAAAAAATGAAAACGGCGAGGCGCTCGCGGGCGTTTCTGTAGTAGCGCAGAAAACGCCGGATGCAGGCAACTCCAATTCGGACAGCAGAACAATGACCAACTCAAATGGTTTGTTCACGATCACCAACCTGCCCCCAGGGTCTGGTTATCGCTTTATTTTTAGTTATGTAGGGTATAAAGCGGATACGCTGCAAGGCTATGAAATAAAGGAAGGCAGCCGTATTTCGCTAAGCGTTGTGTTGCAGCCCGCGGGTAATACATTGGATAAGGTAGTAGTCATTGGTTACGGATCGATGCGCAAAAAGGATCTTTCCGCCTCAGTGTCAACAGTGCCGGATATGGCCCAGATAAAAGAACGGCCGGTGGTGGATGCTATGAGTATGATTCAGGGTAAGGTGCCGGGCGTTATGATTGTAAATAATGGCGGGCATCCTGATCAAGCGCCCAATGTAATGATCCGTGGAGTAGGGTCACGCAATGGCGATAAAGTCCTGTATGTGGTAGACGGGGTGCCCGATGCACCCTATAACCCGGCTGATGTAGAATCGATCACTGTGCTCAAAGATGCCGCCTCAGCAGCTATTTATGGAGCTTTTTCCGGAGCCGCCGGTGTGGTATTGATTACCACGCGTCAGGCAGCACAAGGAAAGCCTCGGGTAGAATATAACGGTTTTGTAGGTACCAAAAACGCATGGAGACTGCCGCAATCTTTAAACGCGCAGCAGGAAGCCCAGGTGGCCAACCTTGCGGCAAAGAATGCGGGACAGAATCCGCTTCCAGGCTGGGATGCTTCGGTATATCCTTATGCACAAGTGACCCGTACGGATTGGATCAATTCCATTTTCAGAACCGGGCTCATCCAGCGGCAAACCGTTACGGTGAACGCAGGTACCGATAAATTCAGCACCTTATTTGAAGGTCGTTATGAAGAAAACCAGGGTACCCTTATTAATACCTATGCTAAAAATATGTCGCTGCGCTTTAACGCCAATTATAAATTTAATAACCACATAAGCTTCCGGCAGGAGCTCTTCTATAATAATCATGATAAACGGGGAACTGCTACCGAGAGCGGGTATAGTGGCACTATCCTCTCCGCGATTTATATGCCCCGGTCTGCTACGGTTTACTATCCGGACGGTAGTTTTGGAGGAGTAGGGCCGCGCGCAGATTCCTTATACCTGGGGATTCATGGCGACGTAATAAACCCTGTGGCAACACTGCTTCGCAACAAGCCCTATGATAAATCCACTGATGTACAATCTGTTTCAGAATTGAAAGTGTTTAATTATGTAAAAGGGCTGTCCTTTACCTCCCGCTTCTCCTATCGCCAGGGGCAATCCTTGTATAAAAACTTTGTTCCTGCCCGCACGGAGCCTGGGAAACCCGATAAAATGAACTCCCTGTCTTATTTGACCGATAAAACTTATAAATGGTTTTGGGAAAATACCTTGAATTATGAACGCAGGTTTGGCCGGCATAATCTGGGCGCGATGGTTTCAACTACTGCCGAAGAGGAATCGGGAAAAGGGTTTAGCGCTTCCGCAAAATCATTTGCACTGGAGGCTAACTGGGCACAGTTTTTTGCAAACATGGCCGATATAACACCGGGTAATGTTGCTGATCTGTATATGAAACCGGATAGCTGGGATTGGGCCGACCGGAATCTTTCTTATGTCGGAAGAGTGATATATAGTTGGGCCGACCGGTATTTTGTTACAGGCAGTTATCGTTACGACAATGCCGGAAGACTGGCCATCGGGCATCGCACCCTGGGCTCACCAGGTGTTACTGCTGCCTGGAAAATAAGCTCAGAACCGTTTTTTCAGGGTTTGGCAGAAAGTATAGATCTGCTAAAAATACGTGGAAGTTGGGGGCGCATCGGCAACCTGAGCTCTGTAAGCGTTAACTATGGGTACCCCCAATTAAAAGGGGATGCGACCAACCAGGTGGGAGTAGGGGCTCCGCAGACAACGGCATTTTATGTAAGCTCCTTCAACAATCCTACGCTTACCTGGGAAACAGCCGAACAAAAAGACCTGGGACTTGACCTGGGTGTTTTAAATGATAAGCTGACCTTCACATTCGATTATTTTGATAAACAAACTTTTAATCTGATTACTACTCAAACCCTGAACTGGCCCAATACTTTTGGATTTGGCGCGCCGCTGATCAATCAGGGAAAGATAAGAAATACCGGTTTGGAGTTTGCGGCAACCTGGAAGGACCGGACCGGACAACTGGGGTATGAGATCAGTGGAAATCTGGCTACTTTAAAAAACCGGGTGGAGTATATTGATGGAAACCCTGGATCTGAGTGGACGGACGGCAGCGTTTGGAGGGGCACCCTGGCGCCTTATCGTTCTACCGTAGGGCAACCTTATCTCTCGTATTATCTTATCAAAACTGCCGGCATTTTCCAAAGCGATGCTGATGCCGCAGCTTATAAGGATAAGAACGGCAACCGGATCCAGCCCAACGCAAAAGCCGGCGATCTCAAATTTGTTGATGAAAATAGCGATGGCAAGATTGATGATAAAGACCGCGTGTACATGGGAAATGCATTGCCTAAGCTGAGCTATGGGTTTACCCTGAACCTTGCCTGGAAGAGCTTTGATTTCAGTATGTTCTGGCAGGGAGTAGGCGGGGTAAAATTATTCCATGCACTTAAAGAATCTACTTTAAACGCCTCCGAACAGGGATACAACCGCTGGAATAAAATTCTGGACGCCTGGTCGCCTACCAACACCGGCTCTAACATTCCGATTATTTCAGCCAGCGACCCCAATAAAAACTTTGGAACGGCTTCCGATTGGTACCTGGAAAATGGGAATTATGTCCGGTTAAAAAGCCTGGTCATCGGGTATAATTTCCCCAGGTTCTTAAAGAACAGCAGTCTTCGGGTGTACCTGAGTGGCGATAACCTGATCACCATTACCAAGTACACCGGTATGGATCCTGAAGTGGGCGGTATGGGCTTTGATGGCGGGCAGTTTCCCGTGGCCCGGGTATTTGCTGCAGGTGTAAAACTTTCCTTATAA
- a CDS encoding FecR family protein: MDVTPELLQQFFNGECTAPQEQEIRQWLLQHPEIVEQYLTEENWNSFEHEPIAAAISDRMRRRISKKIRPVVPYRRWMMAAASVLFLFSIAGLLIKKKPVLPAEKRVAVAIPPRKLIQDTSFVTKTIKLPDGSIVSLLPGSSVCFDSVFGNRRDVDLVGCASFSVAKDHTRPFCVHAKNINVTALGTVFTVDDRNKITKVRLHEGKVVVQKESKALKNRVPVFLMPGQELQFDNVRFSDRVRSFIKKEPGKIKTTATTQAPANDIVLKFDNETMTAVLKKMEDACHVKIVVNETTLKEMRFTGAYKSSKETVEQFLNTLALLNHLKINKTKTGFLIQPDE, encoded by the coding sequence ATGGATGTAACTCCGGAACTATTACAACAGTTTTTTAATGGCGAATGCACTGCCCCGCAGGAGCAGGAGATCCGGCAATGGCTGTTGCAGCATCCGGAAATAGTGGAGCAATACCTGACGGAGGAAAACTGGAACTCCTTTGAGCACGAACCCATTGCTGCGGCCATCTCGGATCGCATGCGCAGGCGTATTTCGAAAAAAATAAGACCGGTTGTTCCCTACCGACGCTGGATGATGGCAGCGGCGAGTGTCCTGTTCCTGTTTTCCATTGCAGGTCTTTTAATAAAAAAGAAGCCGGTGTTGCCCGCTGAGAAGCGTGTTGCTGTAGCGATCCCTCCGCGTAAACTGATACAGGACACATCTTTTGTAACGAAAACAATAAAACTTCCAGACGGATCAATCGTTTCCTTACTGCCGGGCAGTAGTGTGTGTTTTGATTCAGTTTTCGGCAACCGGAGAGATGTTGATTTGGTAGGTTGCGCTTCTTTTTCAGTAGCTAAAGATCATACGCGCCCCTTCTGTGTGCATGCTAAAAACATAAATGTAACAGCGCTGGGAACAGTCTTTACTGTAGATGACAGAAATAAGATAACAAAGGTTCGCTTGCATGAAGGTAAGGTGGTAGTGCAAAAAGAGTCAAAGGCGCTGAAAAATAGGGTGCCTGTATTTTTAATGCCCGGTCAGGAACTACAATTCGACAATGTTCGTTTTTCAGACAGGGTACGATCATTTATAAAAAAAGAACCAGGGAAAATAAAAACAACTGCCACCACTCAGGCGCCGGCAAATGATATTGTACTCAAATTTGATAACGAAACAATGACGGCTGTGTTGAAAAAAATGGAAGATGCATGCCATGTGAAAATAGTTGTAAACGAAACTACATTAAAAGAGATGCGTTTTACCGGCGCCTATAAATCTTCAAAAGAAACTGTTGAACAGTTCCTGAATACCCTGGCATTATTGAATCATTTAAAAATTAACAAAACAAAAACCGGCTTTTTAATTCAACCCGATGAGTAG
- a CDS encoding RNA polymerase sigma factor, with translation MFAMLEEIKRGDQQSFYAFYNAYHVRLYQYIFKYTRSEWLAEETVQMSFIKIWERRETLSLEYSLSTQLFRIAKSTLVDLLRKEAVRKVVDLPHSEAMETGRSLLDSIEKKDDLKQAMEVIKKMPVMQQQVFTHARIDDLSHKETAALLSISTKTVETHITRAMRRLKKTLSVFL, from the coding sequence ATGTTTGCGATGCTTGAGGAAATTAAAAGAGGTGATCAACAGTCGTTTTACGCTTTTTATAATGCGTATCATGTCCGGTTGTACCAGTACATATTCAAATATACCCGGTCCGAATGGCTGGCCGAAGAAACTGTGCAAATGAGTTTTATCAAGATCTGGGAGCGCCGGGAAACCCTCTCGCTGGAATATAGTCTTTCCACCCAGTTGTTCCGCATAGCCAAAAGCACCCTGGTGGACCTGTTACGCAAAGAGGCGGTCCGGAAGGTGGTTGATCTACCCCATTCTGAAGCAATGGAAACCGGCAGGTCCTTACTGGATAGTATTGAAAAAAAGGATGATCTGAAACAGGCGATGGAGGTGATAAAAAAAATGCCGGTGATGCAGCAACAGGTATTCACCCACGCCCGGATTGATGACCTTTCTCATAAAGAAACAGCAGCCCTTTTATCCATTTCAACCAAAACGGTGGAAACACATATAACAAGGGCCATGCGGCGGCTGAAGAAAACACTATCTGTATTCCTGTAA
- a CDS encoding aminopeptidase P family protein, with product MKYLPLNPAIFVKNRKRFIDKMEKNSIAIFLSNDEMPENGDALYKYKPNSTLFWLSGIRQEDSMVILFPDNPDPKYREVLVLVRPNELKEKWDGRRLRAPEATAISGIQTVVWLDSLDALLQGWIHSAHNIYLDTNENDRKSALIETRQYRYIKELQTKYPLHHYLRAAPLVKELRAIKSPEEVEVIKKAIAITETTFRRLLQFIKPGVWEFEIEAEIVHSFLSNRATREGYSSIIASGDNARVLHYIENNQQCKDGDLILMDFGAEYGGYNADLTRTVPVNGRFTKRQRAVYDACLRLHRYCASILKPGITIAAYHEKVGDQATKEFISLGLLTKNDVKNEDPANRAYRKYLYHGISHHLGVDVHDLAPNFHVPLKAGMVLTIEPGIYIEEEQMGIRIENNFQLTRSGNIDLMKTMPIEAGDIEKLMNS from the coding sequence ATGAAATATTTACCGCTGAATCCCGCAATTTTTGTGAAAAACCGCAAGCGTTTTATCGATAAAATGGAAAAAAATTCCATCGCCATTTTTTTATCGAATGACGAAATGCCCGAAAACGGCGATGCCCTTTACAAATACAAACCCAACAGTACGTTGTTTTGGTTATCCGGTATCCGCCAGGAAGATTCAATGGTAATTTTGTTCCCGGACAATCCTGATCCCAAATACCGCGAAGTGCTGGTATTGGTCCGGCCGAACGAATTAAAGGAAAAATGGGACGGCAGGCGTTTGCGTGCTCCGGAAGCCACAGCCATCAGCGGCATCCAAACCGTGGTTTGGCTGGATTCCCTGGACGCTTTGCTACAGGGCTGGATCCATTCAGCGCATAATATTTACCTGGACACTAATGAAAACGACCGGAAAAGCGCTTTGATTGAAACACGTCAGTACCGGTATATAAAAGAACTACAGACAAAATATCCGTTGCATCATTATTTAAGAGCTGCGCCATTAGTAAAAGAGTTGCGGGCTATCAAATCACCTGAAGAGGTGGAAGTGATCAAAAAAGCGATCGCTATTACCGAAACAACCTTCCGGCGGCTGTTGCAGTTTATTAAACCCGGGGTATGGGAATTTGAGATCGAAGCAGAAATTGTTCACTCCTTTTTAAGCAACCGTGCCACCCGTGAAGGATACAGCAGTATTATTGCCTCCGGCGACAATGCCCGCGTGCTGCACTATATTGAAAACAACCAGCAATGTAAAGACGGCGACCTGATCCTGATGGATTTTGGCGCAGAATACGGCGGCTATAACGCAGACCTTACCCGCACCGTCCCGGTGAACGGCCGGTTTACCAAACGCCAACGGGCGGTATATGACGCCTGCCTCCGGCTTCACCGCTATTGCGCATCTATATTAAAACCGGGCATTACCATTGCCGCCTATCATGAAAAAGTAGGAGACCAGGCTACTAAAGAATTTATCAGCCTGGGGCTACTGACCAAGAACGATGTAAAGAACGAAGATCCGGCCAACCGGGCCTACCGCAAATACCTGTATCATGGTATCAGCCATCACCTGGGTGTTGACGTACACGACCTGGCCCCCAACTTCCATGTACCGCTGAAAGCGGGGATGGTATTGACTATTGAACCAGGCATCTATATTGAAGAAGAGCAGATGGGCATTCGCATCGAAAACAATTTTCAACTAACGCGCAGCGGGAATATTGATCTGATGAAAACCATGCCCATTGAAGCCGGCGACATTGAAAAACTGATGAATAGTTGA
- a CDS encoding succinate dehydrogenase cytochrome b subunit, which produces MNWSQFFTSAVGKKITMALSGIFLILFLIVHAGLNACIWANDGGVMFNKAAHFMGANVVPRVLEIGLFVFFLIHIIQGLVLEIQNRSKRGKGYAVKMGNRGSAWNSRAMGILGALVLIFLAVHLSDFWYPSRFGGLTNMYIDTATNQIVPAGTLGGKEYHDLYGEMLHQFTSYPWIIILYEVGVIALFWHLVHGFQSSFRTLGLTNHKYIGLIKGTGIVYSVIICLAFMLMPLSFYFGWIQ; this is translated from the coding sequence ATGAACTGGTCTCAATTTTTTACTTCCGCAGTTGGTAAAAAAATTACCATGGCCCTGTCCGGAATCTTTTTAATTCTTTTTTTGATCGTTCATGCCGGACTGAACGCTTGTATTTGGGCCAATGATGGTGGCGTGATGTTTAACAAAGCGGCCCATTTTATGGGAGCCAATGTGGTTCCCCGCGTATTGGAAATCGGGCTTTTTGTGTTCTTCTTAATTCACATAATCCAGGGTCTTGTATTGGAGATCCAAAACCGCAGTAAACGCGGGAAAGGCTATGCCGTAAAAATGGGTAACCGCGGCAGCGCCTGGAACAGCCGCGCCATGGGCATCCTGGGTGCGTTGGTGCTGATCTTTTTAGCAGTGCACCTGAGTGACTTCTGGTACCCCAGCCGTTTTGGCGGGTTAACCAATATGTATATTGATACAGCCACCAACCAGATCGTACCTGCCGGAACCCTGGGCGGAAAAGAATATCATGATCTGTATGGAGAAATGCTGCACCAGTTTACCTCCTACCCCTGGATCATTATTCTTTATGAAGTGGGAGTAATTGCGCTGTTCTGGCACCTGGTACACGGGTTTCAAAGTTCCTTCAGGACGCTGGGCCTTACCAATCATAAATATATAGGCCTGATAAAAGGTACCGGTATTGTTTATTCAGTAATCATTTGCCTGGCCTTTATGCTGATGCCCTTAAGCTTTTACTTTGGTTGGATCCAATAG
- a CDS encoding fumarate reductase/succinate dehydrogenase flavoprotein subunit: MLDSKIPAGKLEEKWADFKGHCKLVNPANKRKLEIIVVGTGLAGASAAAALGEQGYQVKAFCFQDSPRRAHSIAAQGGINAAKNYQNDGDSIFRLFYDTIKGGDYRSREANVHRLSEVSGNIIDQCVAQGVPFAREYGGLLNNRSFGGVQVKRTFYAAGQTGQQLLIGAYQALERQVALGNVKMYSRHEMQDIVVIDGKARGIITRNLINGQLERFFGHAVVLASGGYGNVFYLSTNAMGSNVTAAWRAHKKGAHFANPCFTQIHPTCIPVSGDHQSKLTLMSESLRNDGRIWVPKKQNDTRKPNDIPEEERDYYLERRYPAFGNLVPRDVASRAAKERCDAGYGVGTTRQAVYLDFRYNLINKYGRAEANKHGIQNPDTETLVRLGKEVVKEEYGNLFDMYEKITGENPYEVPMRIYPAVHYTMGGLWVDYELMTSVTGLFCLGEANFSDHGANRLGASALMQGLADGYFVIPYTMGNYLAGEIGVKPIPTSDRTFVEAEAQVNDRINRLMTIQGTQTVESFHKRLGKIMWEKCGMARNEQGLKEAIQEIRDLRADFWKNVRIPGGIYEMNPELDKAGRVADFLELGELMCIDALDRKESCGGHFREESQTSEGEALRNDEGFMHVSAWKQTGENTWQLDKEPLEYEVIKPTQRNYK, encoded by the coding sequence ATGCTTGATTCAAAAATACCCGCCGGAAAATTAGAAGAGAAATGGGCCGATTTCAAAGGACATTGCAAATTGGTGAACCCGGCGAATAAGAGAAAATTAGAAATCATCGTTGTGGGTACCGGGTTGGCAGGCGCCTCAGCCGCCGCGGCTTTAGGCGAACAGGGCTATCAGGTTAAGGCCTTTTGTTTCCAGGATTCGCCACGCCGTGCGCACTCCATTGCGGCACAGGGCGGGATCAACGCAGCAAAAAATTATCAGAATGACGGAGATTCTATTTTCCGTTTATTCTACGATACCATCAAAGGGGGCGATTATCGTTCCCGCGAAGCAAATGTGCACCGCCTGTCGGAAGTAAGCGGTAACATCATCGACCAGTGCGTGGCGCAGGGGGTTCCGTTTGCCCGCGAATATGGCGGGTTGCTGAATAACCGTTCTTTTGGCGGCGTGCAGGTAAAAAGAACCTTTTATGCTGCCGGCCAAACCGGACAGCAATTATTGATCGGCGCTTACCAGGCACTGGAACGCCAGGTAGCTTTGGGTAATGTAAAAATGTACAGCCGCCATGAAATGCAGGACATTGTGGTTATCGATGGCAAAGCAAGAGGCATCATTACCCGCAACCTGATCAACGGTCAGTTGGAGCGCTTTTTCGGGCATGCCGTAGTGCTGGCTTCCGGCGGATATGGCAATGTTTTCTATCTTTCTACCAACGCCATGGGCAGCAACGTTACCGCTGCATGGCGGGCGCATAAAAAAGGAGCGCATTTTGCCAACCCTTGCTTTACACAGATCCACCCCACTTGTATTCCTGTATCCGGCGATCACCAAAGCAAGCTGACGCTGATGTCGGAATCATTAAGGAACGACGGTCGTATCTGGGTGCCTAAAAAACAGAACGATACCCGTAAACCCAATGATATTCCGGAAGAAGAAAGAGATTATTACCTGGAAAGAAGATATCCCGCTTTCGGGAATCTGGTACCGCGCGACGTGGCCTCCCGTGCCGCAAAAGAGCGTTGTGATGCAGGTTACGGCGTAGGCACCACCCGGCAGGCGGTATACCTGGATTTCCGGTATAACCTGATCAATAAATATGGCAGAGCTGAAGCTAATAAGCACGGCATACAGAACCCCGATACAGAAACCCTGGTGCGCCTGGGTAAAGAAGTGGTGAAAGAAGAGTATGGTAACCTGTTTGATATGTATGAAAAGATCACCGGGGAAAACCCTTACGAAGTGCCGATGCGCATTTATCCTGCGGTGCACTACACCATGGGTGGTCTTTGGGTAGATTATGAACTGATGACCAGCGTAACAGGACTGTTTTGCCTGGGTGAAGCCAACTTCAGCGACCACGGCGCCAATCGTTTGGGCGCATCGGCGCTGATGCAGGGCCTGGCCGATGGCTATTTTGTAATTCCTTATACGATGGGTAATTATCTGGCAGGGGAGATTGGGGTAAAACCCATTCCCACTTCCGACAGGACTTTTGTTGAAGCAGAAGCGCAGGTTAATGACCGCATCAACCGGCTGATGACCATACAGGGCACCCAAACCGTAGAAAGTTTTCACAAACGCCTGGGCAAGATCATGTGGGAAAAATGTGGTATGGCCCGCAATGAGCAGGGATTGAAAGAAGCCATCCAGGAAATAAGAGACCTCCGGGCAGATTTTTGGAAAAATGTGCGCATACCAGGTGGTATTTATGAAATGAATCCGGAACTGGATAAGGCCGGTCGCGTAGCCGATTTTCTTGAACTGGGAGAGCTGATGTGCATAGACGCTCTGGATCGCAAAGAGAGCTGCGGCGGCCACTTCCGTGAAGAAAGCCAGACCTCTGAGGGCGAAGCATTGCGTAATGATGAAGGCTTCATGCACGTTTCTGCCTGGAAACAAACCGGCGAGAACACATGGCAACTGGACAAAGAGCCGCTGGAGTATGAGGTGATTAAGCCAACGCAACGGAACTATAAGTAA
- a CDS encoding four helix bundle protein, which produces METKNIIVEKSLTFGVAIVRFSELLEGAKKYVVAKQILRCGTSIGANIFEAQHAESRSDFVHKMKIAVKEANETLYWLFICERSENYPVSSSLKEMCEELIRIVSKIIISSKGSIRGRLMLSLIALSTVFFKIRMV; this is translated from the coding sequence ATGGAAACGAAAAACATCATTGTAGAAAAATCCTTAACCTTTGGCGTAGCAATAGTAAGGTTTTCGGAGTTGTTAGAAGGAGCAAAAAAATATGTAGTGGCAAAACAAATATTGCGTTGCGGAACATCAATCGGCGCAAATATTTTTGAGGCACAACATGCAGAAAGCAGATCGGATTTTGTTCACAAAATGAAAATAGCCGTAAAAGAGGCAAACGAAACATTGTATTGGCTGTTTATTTGTGAGCGAAGTGAAAATTATCCGGTTAGTAGTTCTTTAAAAGAGATGTGCGAAGAATTGATACGGATTGTATCAAAAATTATTATATCAAGCAAAGGCAGTATAAGAGGAAGATTAATGCTAAGTTTAATTGCTCTCTCAACTGTATTTTTTAAAATAAGAATGGTTTAG
- a CDS encoding succinate dehydrogenase/fumarate reductase iron-sulfur subunit: MEHYSMNLTLKVWKQKNADTSGKFESYKVSNISSEMSFLEMFDVLNEQLVREGKEPVAFDHDCREGICGMCSMYINGRPHGPWHGTTTCQLHMRAFKDGDTIVVEPWRAKAFPVVKDLIVDRGAFDRIIQAGGYISVNTGNAQDGNNIPIPKDDADKSFAAAACIGCGACVAACKNSSALLFLSAKVSHLALLPQGDTERKQRALDMVAQMDKEGFGSCTNTGACEAVCPKEIEITNIARLNREYLSAGLATDTKGH; encoded by the coding sequence ATGGAGCATTATTCAATGAATTTGACCCTGAAGGTGTGGAAACAAAAAAATGCTGATACCAGCGGTAAGTTTGAGTCCTACAAAGTATCCAATATTTCATCAGAAATGTCCTTTCTGGAAATGTTTGATGTATTGAATGAACAACTGGTTCGTGAAGGGAAAGAACCCGTAGCGTTTGACCACGATTGCCGGGAAGGTATTTGCGGCATGTGCTCCATGTACATTAACGGGCGTCCGCACGGGCCCTGGCACGGCACCACTACCTGCCAGCTACATATGCGCGCCTTTAAAGATGGCGATACCATTGTGGTAGAACCCTGGCGGGCTAAGGCGTTCCCCGTGGTGAAAGACCTTATTGTGGATCGCGGTGCCTTCGACCGGATCATCCAGGCCGGGGGATATATTTCTGTAAATACCGGTAATGCGCAGGACGGTAATAACATCCCGATTCCAAAGGACGATGCCGACAAATCATTTGCTGCTGCAGCCTGTATCGGTTGCGGTGCCTGTGTGGCGGCTTGTAAAAACTCATCGGCACTGTTGTTTCTCTCTGCAAAAGTTTCTCACCTGGCTTTATTGCCCCAGGGAGATACCGAAAGAAAACAAAGAGCCCTGGATATGGTGGCCCAGATGGACAAAGAAGGCTTTGGCTCCTGCACCAATACCGGCGCTTGCGAGGCGGTTTGTCCAAAAGAAATTGAGATCACCAATATCGCGCGATTAAACAGGGAGTACCTTTCTGCGGGTTTGGCTACTGATACTAAAGGCCACTAA
- a CDS encoding helix-turn-helix domain-containing protein encodes MPTHKIHEGRNIKRFREMLGIKQDALAADLGDDWNQQKVSLLEQKESIDASLLQQVAAILKIPAAAIENFDEEQAITVISSTFNDNAAVVYNNPTINPIDKIVQLHEEKIALYERMMKEKDEMMARLEKLISK; translated from the coding sequence ATGCCAACACACAAAATACACGAAGGCCGAAACATAAAACGCTTCCGCGAAATGCTGGGTATTAAGCAGGATGCACTGGCGGCAGATCTGGGGGATGACTGGAACCAGCAAAAAGTATCCCTGCTGGAGCAGAAAGAAAGCATTGACGCATCCCTGCTGCAACAGGTAGCCGCTATTTTAAAAATACCGGCAGCGGCTATAGAAAATTTTGATGAAGAACAGGCTATTACTGTTATATCCAGCACTTTTAATGACAATGCTGCTGTAGTTTACAATAATCCCACAATAAACCCAATTGATAAAATCGTTCAACTGCACGAAGAAAAAATTGCCTTGTACGAGCGCATGATGAAGGAAAAGGATGAAATGATGGCAAGGTTGGAGAAATTGATTAGCAAATAA